A stretch of Paraburkholderia phenazinium DNA encodes these proteins:
- a CDS encoding cupin domain-containing protein has protein sequence MIGERLKELRTARGMSLRQLASLADVSPTLLSQIERSVTDPSLETMRRLAGVFGESVASLFAQTVAPAVWISRPGNRSRLIAPKGRVGYERLTAGNGQLEVLRAVLQPGEISADEPRGHPSSECVYVIAGELIAQIDGIEYQVAAGESISFDSRLPHRYRNGSTTPTEIILSVTPPNP, from the coding sequence TTGATTGGTGAACGGCTCAAGGAATTGCGGACCGCGCGCGGCATGTCGCTGCGTCAGCTGGCGAGTCTCGCGGATGTCTCACCCACCCTGCTCAGCCAGATCGAGCGGTCGGTGACTGATCCAAGCCTCGAAACGATGCGACGTCTGGCCGGGGTATTTGGAGAATCGGTCGCCTCGCTGTTCGCTCAAACAGTTGCCCCCGCTGTGTGGATCAGCCGCCCGGGTAACCGCTCGAGGCTGATTGCCCCCAAGGGTCGGGTCGGCTACGAACGCCTGACTGCCGGCAACGGACAGCTCGAAGTGCTGCGCGCCGTGCTGCAACCAGGCGAAATCTCCGCGGATGAGCCGCGCGGCCATCCGTCCTCGGAATGCGTCTACGTCATCGCGGGCGAGCTCATCGCGCAGATCGACGGCATCGAGTACCAGGTGGCGGCCGGCGAAAGCATTTCGTTCGACTCACGGCTGCCGCACCGGTATCGCAACGGATCCACTACTCCCACCGAAATCATTCTCTCGGTCACACCACCGAACCCTTGA
- a CDS encoding DUF3311 domain-containing protein codes for MAQGPGTGGSPRHTYRWLLAVPFVWQAGLAPVVNGVMWAPFGLPFPMLWQLAGIVLTSVLIAIVFRLDRAHGVELEEAALIAATSGSAGDPR; via the coding sequence ATGGCACAAGGTCCCGGGACGGGCGGCTCGCCCCGTCATACGTATCGATGGTTATTGGCGGTTCCTTTCGTATGGCAGGCAGGACTTGCGCCTGTCGTCAACGGGGTGATGTGGGCGCCATTCGGGCTGCCCTTTCCCATGCTGTGGCAACTGGCGGGAATCGTGCTGACGAGCGTGCTGATCGCGATTGTGTTCCGGCTCGATCGCGCCCATGGCGTCGAACTTGAGGAAGCGGCGTTGATTGCGGCGACGTCGGGTTCAGCGGGAGATCCACGATGA
- a CDS encoding sodium:solute symporter family protein gives MKLAIVVAILLATLTGAVGYGRRTRKGHTLSDWAVGGRSLGAIIFWFMNAGEVYTTFAVLGISGYAWALGAPAYLAFCSVSMSYAIGYWLMPKIWRAGRTRQLVTQADFFAARYDATWLGVLTGVIGIASLIVYVQIQLVSLGLIVQLTLDDLISTQTATLIAGLLMITFVFVAGIRSAAFAAGVKDVLMIVVVVLLSATVAGKVGAASMLDIFRMAEVQHPGIGRFPGLDPTSPTTAIWLMTSSINIALGNWVFPHLFQMSYTAQSATAIRRNAIWQPLYSLAYFFIILLGFAALLAGTHPPGNNLNAALLQFISQRYSAPIVGLVAGTGFLLALAPGALLLLTAGSIFSRNVVAPILPGLKDATFLVISRGALTVFAAIAVWLSISQKGSLVKILLDAYSAIGMLAPGVFLGFIWKRTTATGVLAGLVAGFIALLAPFAAHYWDAVAPECEPGLIAMAINAATVVLVSLATPLPGRHAVSLGVALERAASEQSTV, from the coding sequence ATGAAGCTCGCCATCGTTGTGGCGATTCTGCTTGCCACGCTGACTGGTGCGGTGGGCTATGGCCGTCGCACCCGGAAAGGGCATACGTTGTCGGACTGGGCGGTGGGCGGCCGCAGTCTGGGCGCGATCATCTTCTGGTTCATGAACGCAGGGGAGGTGTACACGACATTTGCTGTGCTCGGCATCTCCGGCTATGCATGGGCGCTAGGCGCGCCTGCGTATCTTGCCTTCTGTTCGGTGTCGATGAGCTATGCCATTGGCTACTGGCTGATGCCGAAGATCTGGCGCGCCGGACGCACCCGGCAACTCGTTACCCAGGCCGACTTCTTCGCTGCCCGCTACGACGCTACGTGGCTCGGCGTCCTGACGGGCGTGATCGGCATCGCTTCGCTGATCGTCTATGTGCAAATCCAGCTGGTCAGCCTGGGACTGATCGTCCAGTTGACGCTGGATGACCTGATCTCCACCCAGACGGCCACGCTGATTGCCGGGCTGTTGATGATCACGTTCGTGTTCGTCGCGGGGATACGCTCCGCAGCATTCGCGGCCGGCGTCAAGGATGTGTTGATGATCGTGGTGGTCGTGCTGTTGAGCGCGACGGTAGCGGGTAAGGTCGGTGCCGCATCGATGCTGGATATCTTTCGGATGGCTGAGGTTCAGCATCCAGGTATTGGCAGATTCCCCGGTCTGGATCCTACGTCACCCACTACGGCGATCTGGTTGATGACATCGTCGATCAACATCGCGCTCGGCAACTGGGTCTTTCCTCATCTGTTCCAGATGTCGTACACAGCGCAAAGCGCTACCGCCATCCGCCGCAACGCGATCTGGCAACCGCTTTATTCGCTCGCCTACTTCTTCATTATTCTGCTTGGCTTCGCTGCGTTGCTGGCCGGCACGCATCCGCCTGGCAACAACCTTAACGCGGCCTTGCTGCAGTTCATCTCGCAGCGCTATTCCGCGCCCATCGTGGGCCTCGTGGCCGGCACCGGATTCCTGCTGGCACTCGCGCCTGGCGCGCTGCTTCTGCTAACCGCGGGATCGATCTTCAGCCGCAACGTGGTCGCGCCGATCCTGCCGGGTCTTAAGGACGCCACGTTCCTGGTGATTTCCCGCGGTGCGCTCACGGTATTTGCTGCGATCGCCGTGTGGTTGTCGATCAGCCAGAAAGGCTCGCTCGTCAAGATTCTGCTCGACGCGTATTCGGCAATCGGGATGCTTGCGCCCGGTGTCTTCCTTGGTTTCATTTGGAAGAGGACCACTGCGACAGGTGTACTTGCGGGTCTCGTGGCCGGCTTTATTGCGCTGCTTGCACCGTTTGCGGCGCACTACTGGGATGCCGTCGCCCCCGAATGCGAACCTGGTCTGATCGCGATGGCGATCAATGCAGCGACGGTTGTGCTCGTCAGTCTGGCCACGCCGTTGCCTGGGCGGCATGCGGTGTCGCTCGGCGTTGCGCTTGAGCGTGCCGCGAGCGAGCAATCGACCGTCTGA
- a CDS encoding porin — MKKSSICLAVLMALPALASAQSSVTLYGLVDSGLTFVNNTGKGHVVEADTCGPPSCNLWGLKGKEDLGGGTSAIFTLENGFNIQNGKLGQGGTEFGRQAFVGLANDQWGTVTLGRQYDPPSLTVGYFPSSNNFATGYGSHFGDLDNLNQSIRFNNAVKYVSPTWGGLHVEGMFSLGGVAGNFSTNRVWSLAAAYNRGPFAVAAGYLDIQNPATNAGGTGGVYASNGNYVGSLNDYVGLQDASSMKVLTIGGSYSIGQATLALNYSHTDLENSQYFVINGFAGAGGGNDFKMDAYEASATYRVTPALLLGAAYIYNAGKADYQNLKPDFQQVNLGVTYALSKRTSLYAIAIVQKAGGDGIAPVFDADGAVVGRTAIAEIPGAGYDSSTSRQLLMSVGMYHAF, encoded by the coding sequence ATGAAAAAGAGCAGTATCTGTCTTGCCGTGCTGATGGCGCTACCGGCGCTGGCCTCGGCCCAGAGCAGCGTGACGCTGTACGGGCTGGTCGATTCGGGCCTGACGTTCGTCAACAATACCGGCAAGGGGCACGTCGTCGAGGCGGACACCTGCGGTCCGCCGAGTTGCAACCTCTGGGGGCTGAAGGGCAAGGAAGACCTGGGCGGCGGCACATCTGCGATCTTCACGCTCGAGAACGGCTTTAACATCCAGAACGGCAAACTCGGACAGGGCGGCACGGAATTCGGGCGGCAGGCATTCGTGGGGCTCGCCAACGATCAATGGGGCACGGTGACGCTTGGGCGTCAGTACGATCCGCCGTCGTTGACGGTCGGCTACTTTCCGTCCAGCAATAATTTCGCCACCGGCTACGGGTCGCACTTCGGCGATCTCGACAACCTGAACCAGTCGATCCGCTTCAACAACGCCGTCAAGTACGTGAGCCCGACATGGGGTGGCTTGCATGTGGAAGGAATGTTCAGCCTGGGCGGCGTAGCAGGTAATTTCTCGACGAATCGCGTCTGGTCGTTGGCCGCCGCGTATAACCGCGGACCGTTCGCGGTTGCCGCGGGCTATCTGGACATTCAGAATCCTGCGACGAACGCGGGCGGTACCGGCGGCGTGTACGCATCCAATGGCAACTATGTGGGCTCATTGAACGATTACGTCGGATTGCAGGACGCCAGTTCGATGAAGGTGCTCACGATTGGCGGTTCGTACTCGATCGGCCAGGCAACGCTGGCATTGAACTACTCGCACACCGACCTGGAAAACAGCCAGTACTTCGTCATCAACGGATTTGCGGGTGCGGGAGGCGGCAACGACTTCAAGATGGATGCCTACGAAGCCAGCGCGACCTACAGAGTCACGCCTGCATTGCTGTTAGGCGCGGCCTACATCTATAACGCGGGGAAGGCCGACTACCAGAACCTTAAGCCGGACTTCCAGCAGGTGAACCTTGGTGTGACGTACGCGCTTTCGAAGCGCACCAGCCTCTATGCCATTGCGATTGTTCAGAAGGCAGGCGGCGATGGCATAGCTCCTGTGTTCGATGCCGATGGTGCAGTAGTAGGGCGTACAGCAATTGCTGAAATTCCTGGCGCCGGTTATGACTCCAGCACCTCCAGGCAACTGCTGATGTCGGTGGGGATGTACCACGCGTTTTAA
- a CDS encoding DUF4148 domain-containing protein, which yields MIHPFRLAIPITLMAASACAMAGTQLTPEQCSSYPFAPTHGQVTRADLSRELAELESVGYWPGTGNYSPGIPVMRARLNEKYARDCGSQHTSTDVQTPGG from the coding sequence ATGATCCATCCTTTCAGATTAGCAATTCCGATTACGCTAATGGCCGCCAGCGCATGTGCCATGGCGGGCACCCAGCTTACGCCGGAACAATGCAGCAGCTATCCTTTCGCACCGACGCATGGACAGGTGACCAGGGCCGACCTGTCGCGTGAACTGGCTGAGCTCGAGTCAGTAGGGTATTGGCCTGGGACAGGCAACTACTCCCCGGGCATTCCTGTGATGCGAGCTCGCCTGAATGAGAAATACGCCCGGGACTGCGGGTCGCAGCACACTTCGACTGACGTTCAAACGCCGGGTGGCTGA